One Henriciella litoralis genomic window carries:
- the cpaB gene encoding Flp pilus assembly protein CpaB: MQISPVVTLILSIVFGAAAILGARLWLGSSSKDDAELAEQAAAPVETVTQPVLVAVRDIPRGVVLDPAWFEIAQREETLVPLGSFESFKALELSGESRRTLVSLEAGQLLVEDMLLAPGMRASMSTRIEPGYRAFTVRTTDVSGVGGFVLPGDRVDVIFTENSDPQGSAANLVSKILAQNVEVLGVDLNDDMTGENPGVFKTATLSVTLDQAQQLSVASQRGLLSFALRGSADEEFLQADAVTLGAEKEARPKQVASAAPRPAPRIATSPASATIEVILGEETSSHVVPSSR, translated from the coding sequence ATGCAGATTTCACCCGTTGTCACATTGATCCTGTCGATCGTATTCGGCGCTGCCGCCATATTGGGGGCGCGGCTGTGGCTGGGCTCATCCAGCAAGGATGATGCTGAGCTGGCAGAGCAGGCCGCCGCGCCTGTCGAAACTGTGACGCAACCTGTCCTGGTGGCGGTTCGCGATATCCCGCGCGGCGTCGTACTGGATCCAGCCTGGTTCGAAATCGCTCAGCGCGAAGAGACCCTGGTGCCGCTCGGCTCATTTGAGTCGTTCAAGGCGCTGGAACTGAGCGGCGAATCCCGTCGCACGCTTGTTAGCCTTGAGGCCGGTCAATTATTGGTCGAGGACATGCTGCTCGCACCCGGCATGCGCGCCTCCATGTCGACACGTATCGAGCCGGGCTATCGTGCCTTCACGGTTCGCACCACGGACGTCTCCGGCGTTGGCGGCTTCGTTCTGCCGGGGGACCGGGTGGACGTGATCTTCACAGAGAATTCTGATCCGCAAGGCAGTGCCGCTAACCTCGTCTCGAAGATCCTGGCCCAGAATGTCGAAGTGCTGGGCGTCGATCTCAATGATGACATGACCGGCGAAAACCCGGGTGTCTTCAAGACCGCGACCTTGTCCGTCACGCTCGACCAGGCTCAGCAGCTTTCTGTCGCTTCGCAACGGGGCCTTCTGTCCTTTGCGCTTCGCGGCAGCGCTGATGAGGAATTCTTGCAAGCCGACGCTGTTACGCTTGGCGCAGAAAAGGAAGCCAGGCCGAAGCAGGTCGCCTCTGCGGCGCCACGTCCGGCGCCTCGCATTGCAACTAGCCCAGCGTCTGCCACGATCGAAGTTATCCTCGGAGAAGAGACATCGTCTCATGTTGTCCCGTCGAGCCGGTAA